Within Salvia splendens isolate huo1 unplaced genomic scaffold, SspV2 ctg1178, whole genome shotgun sequence, the genomic segment ttcaaaaaatgaaaatgatatcaatacagaaattatcaataataataacataaaaaaCCACGCTCACATTATAGATAAAAGCAAACGTTTtgatagagagaaaaataaattaatgaaattaaagCTCTTTCTTTGGCCTAATTATCGATTAGAAGATTTAGCTTGTATGAATCGTTATTGGTTTGATACCAATAATGGCAGTCGTTTCAGTATGTTAAGGATACATATATGTCCACGATTAAAAATTCGGTAAAGTTCCATTTGTCATATATATCCCATAGCATATCTAATCTAGTATATGAAATATATGAAAACAAAGAGAGACGTCCATATACATTGTTTTACATCCCATATTCCATTCTGATATATGGAATTCAATCATGTATCAATTCGATCTAGAAATGAATCAATCCAATTTTTCGTTTTAGATTTttagatatagatatagatataattttttttcctttgtaaGGGAAGAAATATACCATCTTTTATGTATTTCTAGCcgaatcaaaaaaaaaattggattgaTTTTGGAATTCCTAACGAATTGAAGATTATTGTGTATACCAAATTCAAACCAACTGACATTCTTATTTAAtattacattatttattattactgATCAATAAAACTATACTTAACAAAGGCGGGAGGAGGGGGATTTCATTTTATGGTAAAAAGTGCATTCATTTCAATTATTTCACAAGAAGACAACAAAGAAAACAAGGGATCCGTTGAATTTCAAGTATTCAGTTTCACCACTAAGATAAGGAGACTTACTTCACATTTGGAATTGCACAAAAAAGACTTTTCATCTCAGAGAGGTTTGCGCAAAATTTTGGGAAAACGTCAACGACTACTAGCCTATTTGTCAAAGAAAAATGGAGTACGTTATAAAGAATTAATTAGCCAGTTGAACATTCGGGAATCAAAAACTCGTTAATTTGAagagtctttttttttttttattatttgatttattagaTCTTAAACTTGAATTTTGATGAACTTATTTTCGTTTTCAGTAATTCATGGAAAAATCAATCGAGGAACCCCCTATGAATGTACCAGCTACAAGAAACGACCTTATGATAGTGAATATGGGGCCTCACCACCCATCAATGCATGGTGTTCTTCGACTGATCGTTACTCTCGACGGTGAAGATGTTATTGACTGTGAACCTATATTAGGTTATTTACATAGAGGAATGGAGAAAATTGCGGAAAATCGAACAATTATACAATATTTGCCTTATGTAACACGTTGGGATTATTTAGCTACCATGTTTACAGAAGCAATAACCGTAAATGGACCCGAACAGCTAGGCAATATTCAAGTACCTAAAAGGGCTAGCTATATTAGAGCTATTATGCTGGAGTTGAGTCGTATCGCTTCCCATTTGTTATGGCTTGGTCCTTTTATGGCAGATATTGGGGCACAGACCccttttttctatatttttcgaGAACGAGAATTAATATATGACCTATTTGAAGCTGCTACCGGTATGCGCATGATGCATAATTATTTTCGTATCGGAGGAGTTGCTGCTGATCTACCTTATGGCTGGGTAGATAAATGTTTGGATTTTTGCGATTATTTTTTAACTGGGGTTGCTGAATATCAAAAGCTTATTACACGAAATCCTATTTTTTTAGAACGAGTTGAAGGCGTAGGTATTATTGGTGGAGAAGAAGCACTAAATTGGGGTTTATCGGGGCCAATGCTACGAGCTTCGGGAATCCAATGGGATCTTCGTAAAGTTGATCGTTATGAGTGTTATGACGAATTTGATTGGGGAGATTCAATGGCAAAACGAAGGTGATTCATTAGCTCGTTATTTAGTACGAATCGGTGAAATGAGAGAATCCATCAAAATAATCCAACAAGCCTTGGAAGGAATTCCAGGGGGGCCCTATGAGAATTTAGAAAGCCGGCGCTTTGATAGAATAAAAGACCCTGAATGGAATGATTTTGAATATCGATTTATTAGTAAAAAGCCTTCTCCCACTTTTGAATTATCCAAGCAAGAACTTTATGTAAGAGTCGAAGCACCAAAAGGAGAATTGGGAATTTTTCTGATCGGAGATCAGAGTGTTTTTCCTTGGAGATGGAAAATCCGACCGCCGGGGTTTATCAACTTGCAAATTCTTCCGCAGTTAGTTAAAAGAATGAAATTGGCTGATATTATGACGATACTAGGTAGTATAGATATCATTATGGGAGAAGTTGATCGTTGAAATGATAATTGATATAATAGAAATAGAAGCTATCCATTCT encodes:
- the LOC121788920 gene encoding NAD(P)H-quinone oxidoreductase subunit H, chloroplastic, with the protein product MNVPATRNDLMIVNMGPHHPSMHGVLRLIVTLDGEDVIDCEPILGYLHRGMEKIAENRTIIQYLPYVTRWDYLATMFTEAITVNGPEQLGNIQVPKRASYIRAIMLELSRIASHLLWLGPFMADIGAQTPFFYIFRERELIYDLFEAATGMRMMHNYFRIGGVAADLPYGWVDKCLDFCDYFLTGVAEYQKLITRNPIFLERVEGVGIIGGEEALNWGLSGPMLRASGIQWDLRKVDRYECYDEFDWGDSMAKRR